In the genome of Streptomyces sp. SAI-127, the window GAGTACGGCCCTCCTCGCCACGAGCCTAAGGTCATCGCCGCGTCGCCGGGAACGCGTTTCGGGCCACGGTGGTCACCCCGAGGGCCACCGCGACCAACGGCAACGCGGTCCACGGCAGCGCCCCGGCGCCCCAGCCGTCCAGCGCGAGACCCCCGGTCAGCGAACCCACCGCGATCCCGGCGTTGTACACCGTGGTCTGCAACGATGTCGCCACGTCCGCCCGTTCCGGACCCGACGCGTCGATGAGCGCCGTCTGGATCAGCGTCGGCGCACCCCCGAAGGCGACGCCCCACAGGGCGACCGAGATCAGCAGCACACCAGGTACCCCGGCGGCGAGCCCCAGCGCGAGCATCACGACCGCGCACAGCGCCAGCGCGCCCACGAGCGTAGGCCGCAGACGCCGGTCCACCAGCACCCCGGTGATCCAGATCCCCACCACGGTCGCCGCCCCGAACACCAGCAGCACCAGTCCCGTACGGCCGAAACCGGCATGCGCCGCGAACGGGGCGACGTACGTGTACATCACCTGGTGCCCCACCAGCAGGAACAGCGTGACGGACAGGACGGCCGGGATGCCCGGCAGCGCGGCGACCCGGGCGAGCGGCACGCGCGCGTGCGGCGTCTCGCCCGGGAAACCGGGCACCCGCCACCGCACCCAGCCCACCAGCAGCACCGCGAGCCCGGACAGCAGCCCGAACGCCGTGCGCCAGCCCACCGTCCCGGCCAGCGCGGTCCCGGCCGGGACGCCCAGGGACAGGGCGAGGGTGATCCCGGCGAGGACGATCGCGATCGCCCGGCCGCGCCGCTCGGCCGGCACCATCCGTGCCGCGTACCCGGCGAGCATCGCCCAGAGCGTCCCTCCCATGCCGCCGGCCACCAACCGTGCCCCGAAGGTGAGGGCGTACGACGAGGACACCGCCACCACCGCGTTGCTCACCGCGAAGCCGAGCAGCGCCCCGACGAGCACCGGCCGGCGTGGCAGCCCGCGCAGCAGGGCCGTGAGCGGGATCGCGGCGGCGAAGGACGCGAGCGCGTACCCGGTGACGAGAAAGC includes:
- a CDS encoding MFS transporter, with protein sequence MSTTCPAKGTAPPASAPLPWSGLLALSTAAFTAVLTELLPAGLLPRMAPDLGVTEARIGFLVTGYALASFAAAIPLTALLRGLPRRPVLVGALLGFAVSNAVVAVSSSYALTFGARLVAGGMGGTLWAMLAGYAARMVPAERRGRAIAIVLAGITLALSLGVPAGTALAGTVGWRTAFGLLSGLAVLLVGWVRWRVPGFPGETPHARVPLARVAALPGIPAVLSVTLFLLVGHQVMYTYVAPFAAHAGFGRTGLVLLVFGAATVVGIWITGVLVDRRLRPTLVGALALCAVVMLALGLAAGVPGVLLISVALWGVAFGGAPTLIQTALIDASGPERADVATSLQTTVYNAGIAVGSLTGGLALDGWGAGALPWTALPLVAVALGVTTVARNAFPATRR